From Kamptonema formosum PCC 6407, a single genomic window includes:
- a CDS encoding uracil-xanthine permease family protein has protein sequence MIEANTDLAVEEIPTTENSVRPSELLYGLTDKPPVGEAIFVAFQHVLAAFVGIITPPLIICTSLGLDAANTSYLISMSLFASGICTFIQCKKIGPIGSGLLSLQGTSFAFLGPILGVGTVALQGGKTPEQALALIFGVCFFGSFVEIILSRFLHLMDKIITPVVSGTVVMIIGLGLIKTGITSLAGGAAALAKNDGSFGSWQNLALGGTVLLLVVVLTLSRNRYLRMGAIAIGLGVGYIISLFLGIVDFSSLSKLPAFSLPIPFRYGMSFDFAAFVPFILLYVLTAIETVGDLTATSAVSKEPVKGALYIRRIKGGVLGDGVNSLIAAVLNTFPNTTFSQNNGVIQMTGVGSRYVGFFVAGIFAILGLLPIVGGVFQAIPQPVLGGATLVMFGSIAVAGLGIVASAGLDRRSMIIVAVSLGLGLGVVFMPQIFANKPPLFNNLFGSAISTGGLTAMLLSWLLPNNESLVSPETDPSV, from the coding sequence GTTCTGGCTGCTTTCGTGGGCATTATTACTCCGCCATTAATTATTTGCACCAGTTTGGGATTAGATGCCGCGAATACAAGCTATTTGATCAGTATGTCGCTGTTTGCGTCTGGGATCTGTACATTTATTCAATGTAAGAAAATTGGACCTATAGGATCGGGATTGTTGAGCCTTCAGGGTACGAGCTTCGCTTTTCTAGGGCCGATTTTAGGCGTTGGCACTGTGGCATTGCAGGGAGGTAAAACACCTGAGCAGGCGCTAGCATTAATTTTTGGCGTTTGCTTCTTTGGCTCTTTTGTCGAAATCATTCTCAGTCGATTTCTGCATTTGATGGATAAAATCATCACGCCAGTTGTCTCTGGTACGGTGGTAATGATTATTGGGCTGGGCTTAATCAAGACTGGAATTACCAGTTTGGCTGGTGGAGCGGCTGCATTAGCAAAAAATGATGGTTCATTTGGAAGTTGGCAGAACCTCGCTCTCGGAGGTACGGTACTTCTGTTAGTTGTGGTACTCACCCTATCAAGAAATCGATATCTGCGGATGGGGGCGATCGCGATCGGACTTGGGGTTGGCTATATCATCTCGCTGTTTCTGGGCATTGTCGATTTTAGTTCTTTAAGCAAGCTGCCCGCCTTTAGCTTACCAATTCCGTTTCGCTATGGTATGAGCTTCGACTTTGCTGCCTTCGTCCCATTTATCCTGTTGTATGTGCTGACAGCGATTGAAACGGTTGGAGACTTAACTGCTACCTCTGCTGTTTCTAAGGAACCCGTTAAGGGTGCGCTTTACATCCGGCGCATTAAGGGTGGAGTGCTCGGTGATGGAGTCAACTCGCTGATTGCTGCTGTGCTAAATACCTTCCCAAACACAACCTTTAGCCAAAATAATGGTGTGATTCAAATGACAGGAGTTGGTAGTCGTTATGTCGGCTTCTTTGTCGCTGGGATTTTTGCTATTCTAGGCTTGCTCCCGATTGTGGGCGGTGTGTTTCAAGCGATTCCCCAGCCTGTCTTGGGTGGTGCGACACTGGTGATGTTCGGCTCGATCGCTGTTGCTGGGTTGGGAATTGTTGCTTCGGCAGGATTAGATCGGCGATCGATGATTATCGTGGCTGTTTCTCTCGGCTTAGGCTTAGGGGTGGTATTCATGCCTCAGATTTTTGCTAATAAGCCACCACTATTTAACAACCTTTTTGGTTCTGCTATTTCCACTGGGGGGTTGACTGCGATGCTTCTCAGTTGGCTGTTACCTAACAATGAGAGTTTGGTTTCTCCTGAGACAGATCCATCGGTCTAA